The Anaerotignum propionicum DSM 1682 sequence AAATGTTCCCGAGGAAAAGAGAACTGCCAGATTTGTAAGTTGTATAGCGGCAGCATTTCCTGATGGCAGAAGGCTGGTGAGCTATGATACTGTTGAGGGAATCATTGGCTGGGAGGCCAAGGGTGAGAATGGTTTTGGATATGACCCTATTTTCTTTGTTCCCGAAAAAGGCAAATACATGGCAGAGCTTTCTCCTGAAGAAAAGAATGCCATTAGCCATAGAGGAAAAGCTTTGCGTAAAATGAAGGAGATGCTGAAAAAGGAATTGGAGAAATGAAAATTTTGGTATTAAGTGATAGTCATGGGCGAATTGAAAATGCAAAGGCAGTGCTGCAAAGACTGGAGCAGCAGGTGGACATGGTTTTCCATTTAGGTGATTATGACGAGGATGCCAAAGCGCTTCAATCTATGTTTTCCGGTCTGCCTTTTCATTATGTGAAAGGAAATAATGATTATGGGTGGGATACGCCTTCGCATAAGCTGGTAACTGCCCAAGGGAAGCGCTTTTTGCTGACCCATGGACATAAAGAGCGGGTACATTTCAATGTGAACACCGTAGCCTATTGGGGAGAAGAACAGGGGGGGGATGCCGTTATTTTTGGGCATACCCATGTACCTTTCAAAGATGGTGACGGACGTGTGTATTTGTTTAATCCCGGCAGTATTTCTCTGCCAAGGGATGGATTTCCGCCCACCTTTGGAATCATTTCCATTGAAAATGAAAGAATAGAGGGCGCTATTATGGAGTTCGACCAAGGGACAATCAGACGGAGAAAACGTGAGTTATAGGTGTAATAATTAGAAGAGCATTCCCTTTGTGACCTCAATTTAATATTATAAAAGTGAGTTAGGGCAATTTTGAAACAATATAAATACAAAGCTGCCGAATCTTAGGAGGTATTATATTATAATCATACCTCCTAGGCTTAAAAAATAGGCAGACTGGGAGTGGTTGTTCTTGTTTTTAAGGATAAAAAGTAAGTATAAGATGTAGCACCTTTGCCTTAAAACAGAGTGAGGAGAAAGACGCTCTATGTTGTGAAATGAAAAAAGGATTAACTGTGATTTCCCTCTCTGATTCTTCTATAAAAGAAGGGAAAAGTATAAAAAACTGCATTTTTAAAAAAAAGTGTTGACGAAGCATGAAAGTTGTGGCATAATAATTTTTGCGTAATCGCTTTGAATCAGTAGCTCAGTTGGATAGAGCAACGGCCTTCTAAGCCGTGGGTCGGGGGTTCGAATCCCTCCTGGTTCAGATTTTGCGGGTGTAGTTCAATGGTAGAACGTCAGCCTTCCAAGCTGAACACGTGAGTTCGATTCTCATCACCCGCTTTTTTTTGTGTGAATCAGTAGCTCAGTTGGATAGAGCAACGGCCTTCTAAGCCGTGGGTCGGGGGTTCGAATCCCTCCTGGTTCAGATTTTGCGGGTGTAGTTCAATGGTAGAACGTCAGCCTTCCAAGCTGAACACGTGAGTTCGATTCTCATCACCCGCTTTTTTTGTGGGAATCAGTAGCTCAGTTGGATAGAGCAACGGCCTTCTAAGCCGTGGGTCGGGGGTTCGAATCCCTCCTGGT is a genomic window containing:
- a CDS encoding metallophosphoesterase; the encoded protein is MKILVLSDSHGRIENAKAVLQRLEQQVDMVFHLGDYDEDAKALQSMFSGLPFHYVKGNNDYGWDTPSHKLVTAQGKRFLLTHGHKERVHFNVNTVAYWGEEQGGDAVIFGHTHVPFKDGDGRVYLFNPGSISLPRDGFPPTFGIISIENERIEGAIMEFDQGTIRRRKREL